From the genome of Argonema galeatum A003/A1, one region includes:
- a CDS encoding SGNH/GDSL hydrolase family protein — translation MKIGLAILAIIVGLLLLLELGLRLVFGFGNPLIYIADEQIGYLLAPNQRTRRFGNRIEINQYSMRSHAVSKERSHSTLRVLLLGDSIANGGWWTDRANIISATIAGQLESAASDIGFKEVEVLNASANSWGPRNELAYVERFGTFDAQVLVLLINTDDLFATAPTSLPVGRDRNYPNRKPPLALAEVFNRYLLPAPKLAAVNGEESDRVDRNLAAIEQIGLLAHQSNCHFLLAMTPLLREIGNSGPRDYELKERQRLTDFTQSQQILYLDFLPIFNRAQQPETLYRDHIHLSPQGNHLVSEAISREILDFRLQISNLFGIDNFKSEI, via the coding sequence ATGAAAATCGGGCTAGCGATCTTGGCAATTATTGTGGGGTTGTTGCTGCTGTTGGAATTAGGGCTGCGTTTGGTGTTTGGTTTCGGCAATCCCCTCATTTATATTGCTGATGAACAGATTGGTTATTTGCTGGCACCTAACCAGCGAACTCGGCGCTTTGGGAATCGGATCGAAATTAATCAGTATTCTATGCGTAGTCATGCTGTGAGCAAGGAAAGATCGCATTCTACGTTGCGGGTTTTGCTGTTAGGCGATTCGATCGCCAATGGAGGCTGGTGGACCGATCGGGCCAACATTATTTCAGCCACGATCGCTGGTCAGCTGGAATCAGCTGCTAGCGATATTGGATTTAAGGAAGTTGAAGTTCTCAATGCCTCGGCAAATTCCTGGGGGCCAAGGAATGAGTTAGCTTACGTAGAGCGGTTTGGTACTTTCGACGCGCAAGTTCTGGTGTTGCTGATCAATACCGATGACTTGTTTGCTACAGCACCTACGTCGCTGCCGGTGGGACGCGATCGCAATTACCCCAATCGCAAACCTCCCCTAGCTTTGGCGGAAGTTTTCAACCGCTACCTATTACCAGCACCCAAGTTGGCGGCGGTGAATGGGGAAGAGAGCGATCGCGTCGATCGCAATTTGGCGGCGATCGAGCAAATTGGGCTGCTAGCTCATCAGAGCAATTGCCATTTCTTACTAGCTATGACGCCGTTATTGCGGGAAATTGGCAATTCTGGGCCGCGTGATTACGAACTTAAGGAACGCCAAAGACTTACTGACTTTACCCAAAGCCAGCAAATTCTATATTTGGATTTTCTGCCGATATTCAACAGGGCCCAGCAGCCAGAAACCTTATACAGAGACCATATTCACCTCAGTCCTCAAGGCAATCATTTGGTTAGTGAAGCTATTAGCCGAGAGATTTTAGATTTTAGATTGCAGATTTCAAATTTATTTGGAATTGACAATTTTAAATCTGAAATCTGA
- a CDS encoding malic enzyme-like NAD(P)-binding protein, with translation MVNLTPNSSFSVTLRLELPNRAGMLASVTQAIASVGGNLGQIDLIEQTRQISIRELTVDASSSEHEEKIVQAVKTLPDVTVMEVYDRTFNLHRSGKITVNSKIPIKSQADLSMAYTPGVGRICTAIAEDPAQVYTLTIKQNTVAIITDGSAVLGLGNLGPYGALPVMEGKAMLFKEFAGIDAFPICLATQDTDEIIRTVKNIAPVFGGINLEDIAAPRCFEIEDRLRKELDIPVFHDDQHGTAIVTLAALINALKLLKKSLSEVRIVINGAGAAGVAVARLLRKAGAQTIWICDTKGIISLSRTDLTEQKLEFAVKAQGSLAGALQGADVFIGLSAPGVLTPEMVRSMAKDPIVFAMANPIPEIQPELLGPDVAVIATGRSDYPNQINNVLAFPGVFRGAIDCRASAITTTMYLEAAYAIASLINPSDLDREYIIPSVFDKRVALAVAAAVQQAARQEGIARS, from the coding sequence ATGGTAAACCTGACCCCTAATTCCTCTTTTAGCGTAACGCTCCGCTTGGAACTGCCCAACCGCGCAGGGATGTTGGCAAGCGTAACTCAGGCGATCGCATCCGTCGGCGGCAATCTCGGTCAAATAGACTTAATTGAGCAAACGCGCCAGATCTCGATTCGAGAACTCACCGTCGATGCCTCTAGCAGCGAACACGAAGAGAAAATTGTCCAAGCGGTTAAGACACTCCCCGATGTCACCGTTATGGAGGTCTACGATCGCACCTTTAATCTGCATCGCAGCGGCAAAATTACTGTCAACAGCAAAATACCAATTAAAAGTCAAGCAGACTTGTCGATGGCCTACACACCAGGTGTAGGCCGGATCTGCACCGCGATCGCCGAAGACCCAGCACAGGTATACACCCTCACCATCAAACAAAACACCGTCGCCATTATTACCGATGGCAGTGCCGTACTGGGATTGGGCAATTTAGGCCCCTATGGCGCTTTGCCAGTCATGGAAGGCAAGGCGATGTTATTCAAAGAATTTGCCGGTATTGACGCCTTTCCGATCTGTTTGGCAACTCAAGATACCGACGAGATTATCCGCACGGTCAAAAACATCGCCCCCGTCTTCGGCGGCATCAACTTAGAAGACATCGCCGCACCCCGCTGTTTTGAAATTGAAGACAGACTGCGAAAGGAATTAGATATCCCTGTATTTCATGATGACCAACACGGCACCGCCATCGTTACCCTAGCTGCTTTGATCAACGCCCTCAAGCTGTTGAAGAAATCTCTTTCAGAAGTCCGCATCGTCATTAACGGTGCTGGTGCTGCTGGGGTGGCGGTGGCGCGTTTGTTGCGAAAAGCTGGTGCCCAAACTATCTGGATCTGCGACACCAAGGGCATTATCTCCCTGAGTCGTACCGATCTAACCGAGCAAAAGCTAGAATTTGCCGTAAAAGCGCAAGGTTCTCTGGCCGGGGCCTTACAAGGTGCTGACGTTTTCATCGGTTTGAGCGCACCAGGGGTTCTGACACCCGAAATGGTGCGATCGATGGCCAAAGACCCGATCGTTTTCGCAATGGCAAATCCCATTCCAGAAATTCAACCAGAGTTGCTGGGGCCGGATGTAGCCGTTATAGCAACAGGTCGCAGCGATTATCCCAATCAGATCAATAACGTTTTAGCCTTCCCCGGAGTCTTTCGCGGGGCCATAGATTGCCGTGCGTCGGCAATTACCACAACTATGTATTTGGAAGCTGCTTATGCGATCGCTTCCCTGATCAATCCCTCAGACCTCGATCGGGAATACATCATTCCCTCCGTGTTTGACAAACGAGTTGCTCTAGCCGTCGCCGCAGCCGTTCAACAAGCCGCGCGTCAAGAAGGTATCGCCCGCAGTTAG